From the genome of Perca flavescens isolate YP-PL-M2 chromosome 12, PFLA_1.0, whole genome shotgun sequence, one region includes:
- the gbx1 gene encoding homeobox protein GBX-1, whose product MQRPGGQGTAFSIDSLIGTPQPRPGHLLYTGYPMFMPYRPLVIPQALSHSPLSSGIPPLAPLASFAGRLTNTFCASLGQGVPSMVALTTTMPSFSDPPDSFYPPQELPGPRLSAADPAARRQESPHSDELHSRDKGSELLNFSETFQTISGETKLYSSDDEKLDLKSADTVCSDREDSSADSENESFSDGNNCGSLSQKSKLKTGSQEALPTGSSAGKSRRRRTAFTSEQLLELEKEFHCKKYLSLTERSQIAHALKLSEVQVKIWFQNRRAKWKRIKAGNVNNRSGEPVRNPKIVVPIPVHVNRFAVRSQHQQIEQGTRP is encoded by the exons ATGCAGAGACCAGGCGGCCAAGGGACGGCGTTTTCTATCGATTCCCTGATAGGGACTCCTCAGCCCAGACCGGGACACCTGCTCTACACGGGCTATCCTATGTTCATGCCGTACAGGCCTTTGGTTATTCCACAAGCTTTATCCCACTCGCCTTTATCGTCTGGTATACCTCCACTCGCGCCTTTGGCTTCTTTTGCGGGACGGCTCACCAACACGTTCTGTGCCAGTTTGGGACAGGGGGTGCCATCCATGGTGGCGCTCACCACGACGATGCCAAGTTTCTCGGATCCTCCGGACAGTTTCTACCCACCACAAGAGCTGCCAGGTCCCCGTTTAAGCGCCGCCGATCCCGCAGCGAGAAGGCAGGAAAGTCCTCACTCTGACGAGCTGCACAGCCGGGACAAGGGCTCTGAGCTGCTTAACTTCTCGGAAACTTTTCAAACAATATCAG GTGAGACCAAACTGTACAGCTCAGACGACGAGAAGCTGGACCTAAAATCAGCAGACACCGTGTGCAGTGACCGAGAGGACAGCTCCGCAGACAGCGAGAACGAAAGTTTCTCGGATGGGAACAACTGTGGCTCCCTGTCCCAGAAGAGCAAACTAAAAACCGGCTCGCAGGAGGCGCTACCGACCGGCAGCTCAGCGGGGAAGAGCCGCAGGAGACGAACAGCTTTTACTAGCGAGCAGCTGCTCGAACTTGAAAAGGAGTTTCACTGTAAAAAGTACCTTTCTCTGACTGAACGCTCTCAGATTGCACACGCACTTAAACTGAGCGAGGTGCAGGTGAAGATTTGGTTTCAGAACCGCAGGGCCAAGTGGAAACGGATCAAAGCCGGCAACGTTAACAATCGGTCAGGAGAACCGGTGAGAAATCCCAAAATTGTGGTCCCCATCCCCGTGCACGTCAACAGGTTTGCGGTGAGGAGTCAGCATCAACAAATAGAACAAGGGACCAGGCCATGA